Proteins from one Hyperolius riggenbachi isolate aHypRig1 chromosome 2, aHypRig1.pri, whole genome shotgun sequence genomic window:
- the LOC137545811 gene encoding inhibin beta B chain-like has product MTVEIVLPLLLVVAQVSLAESSCSSCRVFNQPMEAQTEKEILIEVAKQDILKKLHLHRRPNISHALPRENLEQALQWFRIKLDKDQSAYFQEETDGVDQELDQGQSHEIISFAEIDNIQDVHPILRFQLSAEKHEEIYQGHLWLYLKATSRNKVTISVTSKRLLNDLSAEEDIIQVKAVQGGWCRVTLPMLTGKTISEGEENIYLEVTCEDCQHPLKMNNMSHFHRAFLALKLRNKQQESRTRRHITECTGDTDICCVKRFYISFKDIGWGDWIISPKGYYMNLCEGRCPVHLARAPGISASSHTAVVSLIKANNMYTNLSLCCVPTKRSSLSFLYFDMNNTIVKADIPDMIVQSCGCT; this is encoded by the exons ATGACTGTTGAAATAGTTCTGCCTCTTCTGCTGGTTGTTGCTCAGGTATCACTGGCAGAATCATCCTGCTCATCATGCAGAGTTTTCAACCAACCCATGGAAGCTCAGACTGAGAAGGAGATACTCATTGAAGTGGCTAAACAAGACATCCTAAAGAAACTTCATTTGCATCGCCGACCAAACATCTCCCACGCTCTGCCAAGGGAAAATCTGGAGCAGGCGTTGCAGTGGTTCAGAATTAAGTTGGATAAGGATCAGTCAGCATATTTTCAAGAAGAGACTGATGGGGTAGACCAAGAACTGGACCAAGGTCAAAGCCATGAAATTATAAGCTTTGCTGAAATTG ATAACATCCAAGATGTCCACCCCATTCTACGTTTCCAGCTCTCTGCTGAAAAGCATGAAGAGATCTACCAGGGGCATTTGTGGCTCTATCTCAAAGCAACATCCCGCAACAAGGTTACAATTTCAGTGACAAGTAAACGCTTGCTGAATGACTTGTCGGCCGAAGAAGACATAATTCAGGTGAAAGCTGTCCAAGGAGGATGGTGTAGAGTAACTCTGCCCATGCTCACGGGCAAAACCATTTCCGAAGGAGAAGAAAACATATACTTGGAAGTAACCTGTGAGGACTGCCAGCATCCACTCAAAATGAATAACATGAGTCATTTTCACCGCGCTTTCCTGGCTTTAAAATTACGCAACAAGCAACAGGAATCTCGCACCCGGAGACACATTACTGAGTGCACTGGTGACACGGACATTTGTTGTGTCAAAAGGTTTTATATTTCTTTCAAAGATATAGGCTGGGGTGACTGGATCATTAGTCCAAAGGGCTACTACATGAACTTGTGTGAAGGCAGGTGTCCCGTCCACTTGGCCAGAGCACCAGGGATCTCCGCCTCTAGCCATACAGCTGTTGTCAGCCTCATAAAGGCAAACAACATGTATACTAATCTCAGTCTTTGCTGTGTACCAACCAAGCGAAGTAGTCTGTCTTTTCTGTATTTCGATATGAATAATACAATTGTTAAGGCAGACATTCCTGATATGATAGTTCAAAGCTGCGGCTGCACTTAA